DNA sequence from the Anguilla anguilla isolate fAngAng1 chromosome 4, fAngAng1.pri, whole genome shotgun sequence genome:
TCTATCATTTATGTATGTAAAATACGTTGGGACTGAAGGTTGTGGTCTCAGTTGGgtttgggtggagggggtggtttAAAAACCGCAATGTTTGTtagcttgctaggtaacgttacaCAGGTTTCGCTTCCTGTCGCCATTTTGTTGTTGCTGAGTTGTGCTGGCAACCTTAATCGCGGAATGAGATCATGGACGGCGTGTCGGTGCTAAGCTAGTTAGGTAGAAGAGATATGTTAGTGTAATGTTGTTATACGCTTAGATGTGTAAAGTGTATCGCACTGATACACTGGTCAAGCATCTACTGACGATTTACGGGTTCACAGTTGGCTAATTAATTTAATCTCCCTGGCTACGTCATTCGTAGAGGAAACGAAGTAGCGAGCCATTTTATCCCTCGCTGATTGCATCATGCAGGCATGAGTCATGCAGCTTTACATAACGTTTCCGCAGCCCTACCGTAGCTAGCAAAATCGAATCAAATATTGACTTTTTAACCTTTGTATAATTAAACCTTCTACCGTCCAATAAACTGCGCACATTGTAACTGCCATTTTACAAATCTTGCTGTTTGTTAGTGGTAGCTAGGATTAATTTGTTCATCTGTTACATTATCTGTTTATGCctgggtgggtgtgtttggAATTCCTCGGAAATTGTAGCAATGGGCATCGCGGCCAATCGACCTTGGCTTGCGGTTGCCCACAGCAACCAACGTCATCTGTAATATCCCCTTCTAcaaaactgtaaatgtaaattgtaaaataCTAGTcaataaaatttgaattcttacatttgtttttccttttttctttgaaacTTTCTCAGTGGACAGCGGACCTTAGTTTCCAACTAAGGGCTCTGTATGTCCGACTTCTAAGTTTAGTAGTGTGTGCAACTGGTAACAGGTACGACTTGCTGAAATTATGGGACAAAACTTAATAAAGGGCAAAATTCCAAGTGGATTAAATTTTCTTCAATGCTTGTAGTGTTCTTATTTAATACTTTGAATTTATAAATTCCGCTGGGCAACTGTTGGTGCATCTGTAAAATTCAATGTACCCTTTGATAATAAACTGCATAGAAAGTTCAACCCTATTTTCTAATGGTATTTAACTGGGGATGAGTAAAGTCCAGTTTCAGTGAAGATGACATTGAAGATTCAAATACTGTTGATGTGGTAAgtggtgtatgtttgtgtacCAATTAAACAATTGCCTAAAGTGCTCCTACCTGGAAATGATAACTCTTTGGGGAGCAGGCTTTCTGTCCAGTTGAGGCAGCCCCTTCAACCACGTGCATATGTGACGTTTAACCTATATAAAAATCTTTCATTCAGAATCTGATCATTGCTTTTATTCTGCACTACAAATGAGAAGAATGGTGCATTAGAAAGcagtacccccctcccccccttaacAGCCTGATTCTTTGGGTAATTTCATGTGTTGGTTAAGTGTCCTCTACcataattgatttttatttatttttaaatcgtGGATTTTCCAGGGATGTTTgccatttgaataaaatgcatatgtGAAGATAACTAAACAATGTTCAGTATTatgggtttatttttttattttttttgaaggatGTACAGTGGGAAAACGTTGCATTAATGTGCATTAATAGGAATTGTTGGTGAATAAATGCTACAAGTCTGTTCTGTATCATTAAATTTGGAAATACGCATTGAGAAATGAGACTAGGTGCAGTTATTCTGACATCGCTTTGACAGTCTTGCACTGATTAGGATATTTGACCTTTGCTGATGGCCTTCCTGAAAGTTCTAAACTAAACCTTTTAGTGGTGGTGACCTGAATTAAGTTTCTTGAAATGCCTTGAACTGCGTTTTTCCAAAATTGTTATATTGACCAATATATATCAGTCTTAATAAATCAATCTTTGATTGCAGAATCGTATGCAACGTACAGTTATAATTTTCTTGGAGAATTTGAGAACTTTGCACTTTTATATGAATACCACGTGCATATGAATAATTGTACCCACAATTTACAGTTGGTCAAAATTTTCggtttgaatttattttttaaatttttcaatGACAAGTGTGAAACCACCCTGCACATTCCGAAATACCGTAAATGCACTTCTGTActttgttaattttgttttaaacgtGTCTGCTAACTTCTGAGTACTTAAATGAAAACCGAAGGTAAGCTGCCTGAAGTAACTACATGATTTTAATATTGCTGGGTGTGGGGCTGATAGTTAAAATTAGCAGCGAGGTTTATTGAAATGTTCCGTTACAAAATAGTGCAAGCTCATTCCGGAATGAATCTGTTATGCATCTCTAGGTGGCAGTGTTGGATTCAGAAATGATGCATTTGTCAGTACTTGTGTTTACCTGCTTCAATGCAGCCCTTGCTTATTCTCACCAAAAGTTCAGAAGTGCAAGTGATCAAGGTTGAAGACTGGCAATATTTTGTCTTAAGCACTCTGTCCTTACAAGAATGGTAAGCCTATGATAGATGATTTGTAGTCTAATGATAATTGACCCTTAAACCTTTAAACGGTCTATGTTTAACACCCCTTACATTATTTGGCACCATGGCATGGTACCTTAAGTTTCATGTTCTCATTTCGTTAAAGCCTTCCCGAAGCTCACTTGGTCACCAAAGTGCAGTTTACACTGTTGTGATGAGCTGGTGAACCGAGTACTTCTGAAAGGCAACTCTGCACTCaaggcaatattttttttaaatattaaatgtacaaTATCTGAAAAGTTCCTAACTATCCCTTTGACCCATATGGCAATCATTAAACCATCTTGGATTGCATTGTCAGTTTATGATGTTTCATGTTAAACAATTAGCTGTATCTGATTGGATGTATTCATAAATGTGAAACATTCattggctttttgttttttgttttttttttttggtagttgACATGAGATTCTTAACTATCCGACTTTTCGAGAAGCTATGAATagtgtaaataatttttattaaaagtttttaaagttGCAGATAAGACTGATACGATTTCAAATATCTGGAGCTATAATATTGGAAACTTGTCATTGATTCCCCTCATTTCCCTGCATAACTTGAAAGGACAGTAAACAACTGTTTTACATGTAGCCGTTTTACATTTCTGATGCacttctttcataattttttaattgcacTGTGGCATAGAACCTAAAGTAAATATTGCCACAATGTTATGCATAGTATTGAGCTTGTCTTGGTTCTTTCACAGCTCTGGATTTAATCTAAGTTTTCAGGTGCTGTAGGCATTCTGTTTGTTGTGAAGGGATATAATGAAATAGCTTGATCTCACTTTTGAGCAGCTGTTCTGGTGTTGATTCCAGCCTTATTTATATAATCAAgtacagatttatttcagctacCTGGTTTTTCTAtgaatccattttgttttattgtgcagAAACTGAAGCTAGGTTGAACGGTAATATCAATAAGGTATGATTTCAATTAAGCAGCATGATTGACAACCCAAAAATAATAGGTAATTCTCAAATGCCAGATTATATATGCTAACAAGACAATCCTCTTGGGATGTATAGAACTCCGAAGTCACTCagaagtgatgtcataatgtatTGATCATATTATCTTTATTGTAAAGTTTTAGCTTTGAAAATTTTGTAGTTTAACAATACTTCTCATTTAACTTTCCATTTAATGACACGTTTTAGTGTAAGAGcttttaatgtaatgtgtagAAAGGTATAATTCTCttgtgaattaaaaatattgGTGTGAATCCACTTCCTGGCTAAAGCAACTGGCAACCATACACTAGCATATGTAAATATACTGGCATAAAATGTCTTCACTTTGTACTCTGTTATTAGTGTTAATCCCAGattttgttttgagaaaaatatattaaatgtgctCACAGCACGTTATATTTCACTCAAGTCCTGAGCTTTGCTTTATTTGTTCTCTTCCTGAATTTCTTTTAATAGTTCTGGCAGAAGATGTGTGATGACAACTGAAGCACGGCGAAGGATCGTTGCGAACAAGCGAGCCCCCGCTGAAGAGCCCGAACCGTAACCATGTCGGACGTGAAAGGACCCCACAAGGCGGCCACGTGCggaaaccccccacccccccagtacAAGAACCCCAAGACGCCCGGGCGGCTGACCAATCAGCTGCAGTATCTGCAGAAAGTTGTGGTCAAGGCATTGTGGAGACACCATTTCGCTTGGCCCTTTCGGCAGCCTGTGGATGCCATGAGGCTGAACCTTCCCGTAAGTTCAGGTGGTGCGGTGGTGCGGTGCATAGTTTTGTTTAGTTGGCCTGTACCAATATCGAAGGGTAAATCATGGCTCacagaatgtaatatttgaGTGAGGTGTGTCATGGACAGTGTTTCATACCATAAAGTACATGCTGTATATTCACCATAGTACATTTTTGGTGGAGTTGGAGAaattgtgtgctgtgtttctgtctaAATTAATGAAATCGGTTCTGTCTGCCGCTAGAATTTGTATCTTTATTACCCTCAATGTTTTCCCTAATCACTGGTCCCTTGTTACTGTTTAATCTACAGGACTACTACACAATCATTAAGACGCCAATGGACTTGAGCACCATAAAGAAGCGTCTTGAGAACAATTATTACTGGAAAGCAATGGAATGCATTGAAGACTTTAACACAATGTTCACAAACTGCTACGTGTATAACAGGGTATGTGGGAGACCATAAAAACTGCTGCTTACTGTGTAATTTCCGTCTGGTGGTAGCTGTAATGCTAGGTACTGCATGTGAGAATGCAATGCTTGACTAACTGAagtctgatttgtttttgtgtactgTTCTCAGCCAGAAGATGACATCGTGCTGATGGCTCAGGCCTTGGAGAAGCTCTTCCTGCAGAAGGTGGCTCAGATGCCCCAGGAGGAAGTGGAAGTTTCCACGATCACAGCAAAGGCACCTGGGAAGGGGAGGAAGCCCACTTCAGGTAATCCCGTCAGGCTCGCGTCGCACAGGAGCCGGcgtttggcggggggggggcggggggggggaaggcctCGCACTGAACCgcctctctctttttaaagtTGCGGTGAAGTCGAAGCCCCAGTCCCCCGTGTCCGAGGTCGTGTTCCAGCAGACCGTGACCGTGATCCCCCCCGAGATGCTCCACTCGATCCCGCCCGCGCCGCTCTCGGCGCAGATCGCCGCCAAAGTAAGTCCCGCCCTCCGCCTGCTCCGGTGGCCTTCCGTTCTCTCTGGAGAACGAGGCTTAGCACGCATTCAGCAGGAACTCCCCGGCTGTTTACCTGGAAATGTCAGATCCTCTTTAGAGCGCcctatgtactgtatttacCGTATCGAGTGAGATTGGTTTGTTGATTTCACCCTCTGGTTTATCATCAAAATTGATTACTGTTAAATGCTCATgcgctattttttttttttcttgccccAGATCAAGAAGGGCATTAAAAGGAAAGCGGACACCACCACCCcgaccgccgccgccgccgtcgtcgtGACGAGCAGCGAGTCGTCGCCGTGCACCGAGGCGAAGGCCTGCAAGCTGATGTCCAGGCGGGGCAGCGGGAGGCCCATCAAGCCCCCCAGGAAGGACCTGCCCGACtcgcagcagcagcaccaggtgGGCAAGAAGGTCAAGCTCTCGGAGCAGCTCAAGCACTGCAATGCCATCCTGAAGGAGATGTTCACCAAGAAGCACGCCGCCTACGCCTGGCCCTTCTACAAGCCCGTCGACGCCGATCGGCTGGGCCTGCACGATTACCACGACATCATCAAGCAGCCCATGGACCTCAGCACCATCAGAGTAAGCGCCCCGGTAGAGCTTGTGGGTTCCTGGTATTTAACGACGGAGAGTTTATTGTTGAAGGCTTTAAACGGAGGCTGTGTTGTATTGCAGTTCAGTTGTCGTTTATTTCATGCCGCGGAACACGAGGGCGATGCACGAGTACGATGTTCTGAGCCTCCAAGTTGCAACCGTGATGACTTGTGGAAATTCAGTGATTTTAGAagatttaatgtattttattcgcAGGAGGGTTGAATTAAGAGCACAGGCTTGTGACCCAATGTTTCCTATGAGCAACAATGGAGATGTAGGTTTCAGTTTCAAATACAATACTGCTGCACAGTTGATGGGTAAttgcaaaaacattaaatgtatatttttttattacgcTTGTAAATGCAGCACTTTGTGATCGTTTTGGACATTGCTATCGGCTTACTGGCGTGCTGTACTTTTTGCTTTAACAGAAGAAGATGGAGGCCAGAGAATACAAAGATGTCCAGGAGTTTGCTTCAGATTTTAGATTAATGTTCTTCAACTGCTACAAGTACAATCCACCAACTCACGAGGTGGTGCTCATGGCAAACAGGCTTCAGGTATGTCAGTACATGCAGCAGAACCCCAGAACTTTTGTCCCCTTttgctgggggggcggggcgggggggggtcgcACTTTAAAGGTAGTTTTGTTTCTGTCAGTGCGGTATACGGTATAAGGGACGGCCGAGTTCGGTAGAGCGTTCTGGAAGGGAACGGTATGTGACCAGTTGACCGTCGGGGTCCCGCAGGACGTGTTCGAGATGCGCTTCGCCAAGATGCCGGACGAGGCGGCGGAGGCGGAACAGCCGGAGCAGCCCTGCGAGCACCGGGCCAAGGCCGAGAAGAAGGACAAGAGGAGCCGGGTGGAGAGCTCGTCCAGCTCGGAGAGCAGCAGCGACAGCTCCTCGGAATCCGAAAGCTCCTCGGAcacggaggaggagagggcccAGCGGCTGGCCAACCTACAGGAGCAggtccgtccgtccgcccgTCTGCCCGCCGCGCCCCCGGCACCCCTCGCTAGCTTGGTCCAGGTCCCAGCTTTCTGGGAGGatttgccaccccccccccccccccccccccttctcgaCTAATGTTCTGTTATGTTCCCTCCAGCTGCAAGCCGTGCGCGAACAGCTGCAGATACTGACCCAGACGCCATTGCTGAAAccaaaaaagaaggagaaatcGCAGAAGGACAAGAGGAAAAAAGACAGGAAGGAGCCGCAGAGGCTAAAGTgcgaggaggagaggaagccGAAGCCGAAAGTGAAGAAGAGGTCCGGCAAGGGCCCGTCGGCACTGTGAGTGAGCCGCTGGCCTCGCCTCAGACTTGACCCGCTCCCCGGCGGGGTGGCGTGGGGCGGCGGTCGCCCTCACGGTGTGCTTTCTGCTCTGCCCCCTCAGTCACGGCAAGAAGAGCAAGCTGGCGTACGACTCTGAGGACGACGAGCCGTTGGCCCCCATGGCGTACGACGAGAAGCGGCAGCTGAGCCTGGACATCAACAAGCTGCCGGGCGACAAGCTGGGCAAGGTGGTGAGCATTATCCAGTCCAGGGAGCCGGCGCTGAGGGACACCAACCCCGAGGAGATCGAGATCGACTTCGAAACCCTGAAGCCGTCCACGCTGAGAGCCCTGGAGCGATACGTCATGACCTGTCTGAGGAAGCGGCCCAAGAAGCCCAGCCGTGAGTGTGCTAGCCTGCCGCGTCTCTTTAGGGGGGGAGGCGCAGCTCAAAACTGCTGTTGCTGCTAAAACGAAACTGAAGTTAAATCCTCTACCGCACTAGCTGTCTGCACCAGTTAGAAATCCAGTAGGTTCATTCTGCGTTCACTAGTTGAAACCTGGGCCAGCGCTGTCGATTTTTAATGTCAAATTTGAGCTGTCTATTTAGTTGAAGGAAAATAAGAAGCTGTGCAGCAGTTCTACCCTTATCTAAAAAAGTTCTGACACATTTTTCTGTCAATCCAGAGAGGGATTACAGTGAACTGTGCAATATTGTTGGCAGCCGAACACTTTCTCAACATTCCTAAAAACAGCTAAAAGGGCTAAGCACTGGGGGATCTATATGGAGCAGTGCATCGGTTAACGACCTTCAGAAGCGGAAGCTGTATACAGAGGCACGAAAGGTCAGACTTGACGAGGGGTAAATTTTGTCCCGCAGAGAAAAAGCCGGCCAAGCCCAAAGTGCAGCGCGGCGA
Encoded proteins:
- the brdt gene encoding bromodomain testis-specific protein; this translates as MSDVKGPHKAATCGNPPPPQYKNPKTPGRLTNQLQYLQKVVVKALWRHHFAWPFRQPVDAMRLNLPDYYTIIKTPMDLSTIKKRLENNYYWKAMECIEDFNTMFTNCYVYNRPEDDIVLMAQALEKLFLQKVAQMPQEEVEVSTITAKAPGKGRKPTSVAVKSKPQSPVSEVVFQQTVTVIPPEMLHSIPPAPLSAQIAAKIKKGIKRKADTTTPTAAAAVVVTSSESSPCTEAKACKLMSRRGSGRPIKPPRKDLPDSQQQHQVGKKVKLSEQLKHCNAILKEMFTKKHAAYAWPFYKPVDADRLGLHDYHDIIKQPMDLSTIRKKMEAREYKDVQEFASDFRLMFFNCYKYNPPTHEVVLMANRLQDVFEMRFAKMPDEAAEAEQPEQPCEHRAKAEKKDKRSRVESSSSSESSSDSSSESESSSDTEEERAQRLANLQEQLQAVREQLQILTQTPLLKPKKKEKSQKDKRKKDRKEPQRLKCEEERKPKPKVKKRSGKGPSALHGKKSKLAYDSEDDEPLAPMAYDEKRQLSLDINKLPGDKLGKVVSIIQSREPALRDTNPEEIEIDFETLKPSTLRALERYVMTCLRKRPKKPSQKKPAKPKVQRGEKKRDPEKRLPDAGEPPSSAKKTKRKGGMAGGTKGLGGPSRLSDSSTSSSSDSSSSDSSTSDNSDSESERKTKQKLSKGASDCKLKMKEVKQTGSQRGSLGKALDDSVPLASLLPLAQNPHLQDPSQALAVPQETPDPPEDTLTSPPGVSALLSPLSSPPAALFSSCGASLPALPHPAEVRMERLLLSPLQDSPLHSGKDERKHPESQDTGQCEGGEQDSCESTPTPGAAHVGAANKVTKETKPSLPRTDIVLKNADSWASLGKMATFTPSTIKSSKESFQQFRKAAMEKEERERALKRLQMEVGREKRPVPEKPREEPEVAESAPAAAPAPAPAIEALKPAEPAKPEPAAGPPLSPPPPPAAQGPQLTTQSSLDRDRELARKREQERRRREAMSAIIDMTMQSDIMATFEKNLD